From one Candidatus Limnocylindrales bacterium genomic stretch:
- the istA gene encoding IS21 family transposase, producing MRRTREILRLRLGLGQSVRTAARSCDVSVSTVVDIEARARAAGIDWAAAAAMDEAELEARLYVRGPRPAEHDLPDFAHVHREMKRRGVTLELLWLEYKAERGERAYSYSRYCELYSQWRGTLDVVMRQSHRAGEKLFVDWAGMTVPITNPSTGEVADASVFVAALGASSFTYAEVFPDQTSRSWILAHIRTFEFLGGTAEVLVPDNLKTGVVKADFFEPSLHQAYLELANYYGTTILPARVAKPRDKSKVENAVQQVERWVLAPLRNQTFFSVAEANAAVAERLAWLNDRPLSRMDGTRRSLFLELDRPALRPLPAKRMEACEWKVNAGVGIDYHVEFDRHFYSVPYQLVQKRVDVRATLMTVEVFHKSVRVASHLRSTVARHAILALRRQPVSRTL from the coding sequence ATGCGCAGGACACGAGAAATTCTTAGACTCAGGCTCGGCCTCGGGCAATCGGTTAGGACGGCGGCCCGGAGCTGCGACGTCTCGGTCAGCACCGTTGTCGACATCGAGGCGCGGGCGCGCGCGGCCGGCATCGACTGGGCCGCGGCGGCGGCCATGGACGAGGCCGAGCTCGAGGCGCGGCTCTACGTCCGCGGTCCGCGTCCGGCCGAGCACGACCTGCCCGACTTCGCTCACGTGCACCGGGAGATGAAGCGGCGGGGCGTGACGCTGGAGTTGCTGTGGCTCGAGTACAAGGCCGAGCGCGGCGAACGGGCCTACAGCTACTCGCGTTACTGCGAGCTCTACAGCCAGTGGCGCGGCACGCTCGACGTTGTCATGCGCCAGAGTCACCGCGCCGGCGAGAAGCTGTTCGTCGACTGGGCGGGCATGACGGTGCCGATCACGAACCCGAGCACCGGCGAAGTCGCCGACGCCAGCGTATTCGTGGCCGCGCTCGGCGCGAGCAGTTTTACGTACGCTGAGGTTTTCCCCGATCAGACCAGCCGCTCGTGGATCCTGGCGCACATCCGTACATTCGAGTTTCTCGGCGGCACAGCCGAGGTGCTCGTCCCCGACAACCTGAAGACCGGTGTGGTAAAGGCCGACTTTTTCGAGCCGTCGCTGCACCAGGCGTATCTGGAACTGGCCAATTACTACGGCACGACGATCCTGCCGGCGCGCGTGGCCAAGCCGCGCGACAAGTCGAAAGTCGAGAACGCCGTCCAGCAGGTCGAGCGCTGGGTGCTCGCCCCGCTTCGTAACCAAACATTTTTCTCTGTCGCCGAAGCCAATGCGGCCGTGGCCGAGCGCCTTGCCTGGCTGAACGACCGGCCGCTGTCACGGATGGACGGCACGCGCCGGTCGCTGTTCCTCGAGCTTGACCGGCCGGCATTAAGACCACTTCCAGCAAAACGCATGGAGGCCTGCGAGTGGAAAGTCAACGCCGGCGTCGGCATCGACTACCACGTCGAGTTCGACCGGCATTTCTACAGCGTGCCGTACCAACTCGTGCAAAAGCGCGTCGACGTGCGCGCCACGCTGATGACGGTCGAGGTATTCCACAAGAGCGTGCGCGTCGCCTCGCATCTGAGATCAACTGTAGCGCGACACGCCATCCTCGCCCTAAGGCGACAGCCAGTTTCGCGCACCCTCTGA
- a CDS encoding sialidase family protein: MLFFGKASVLTAFIAVGVCTGSVARAEMPGPFGSELQSATGKLTPAISESCEPDSYGVTVRLYTQWLADHDRRFIERTNAAGRLEEPFRFDRQRNEPYPLGLACDGQGGFVVLWVRGIESCVRVRAFGKDGKPLSKPQLLTSSCNEQEHGITQLDYSNGAYRVLLPVPTPRGDALTFLRLAEDGSVVQRTRLGRIRAHWQRWTALANNDAAILAWMRRGNVNGRVLGLDGTTRTEQFRLSLAAPGATYLSSVEDLHDGTMIVWWKSHWQMGTIGRRVAVSTSIPPETTTTTTLPEDCDIPWFDPVERLQPQAKDQQPHWAWPPSIAAGPSGTAIAVWLRKVRITPDRHKYSLDASYSRRDPASGTWSKRRVLAGSENIVDWPQVVTDGAGLWMAMWPEVREGKCVLVSAHSDDDGLHWGTPRLSVTGLPAGCSSSEFDLAADPAGAWIAAWHGYDASGSARGVQVSRSFDRGQSWSQPATAVALETAPWGKIEVAGNGTWGAAWVITVPEFADRSQLLFSRSLDDGATWTTPVVVAGPPSIAADGDQLLADLATDGDNRWIITWTSTSSLAGTIGGDSDILISRSTDDGLTWSAPAAVASYAGSDDADDLFSKIATDRRGTWLLTWSTAFPVAGASGFDADVALASSTDAGLTWTPPVAVDGRADEDKRLDFWPAVAAFGEKQWVTAWLRQNDNRGSGGIAVMGATGAPVCE; this comes from the coding sequence ATGCTCTTTTTCGGTAAGGCGTCCGTTCTCACCGCGTTCATTGCTGTAGGCGTCTGCACCGGATCGGTGGCAAGGGCGGAGATGCCTGGCCCATTTGGTTCCGAGCTCCAGAGTGCAACTGGAAAACTGACGCCGGCGATCTCGGAGAGCTGCGAACCAGATTCTTACGGCGTGACAGTACGTTTGTACACGCAGTGGCTCGCCGATCACGATCGCCGCTTCATCGAACGGACAAACGCCGCAGGACGTCTCGAAGAGCCTTTCCGGTTCGATCGTCAGCGCAATGAGCCGTACCCGTTAGGCTTGGCCTGCGACGGCCAAGGAGGCTTTGTCGTGCTCTGGGTGCGCGGAATCGAAAGTTGCGTCCGTGTTCGAGCGTTTGGCAAAGACGGGAAGCCTTTATCGAAGCCTCAGCTGCTGACCTCGTCATGCAATGAGCAAGAACACGGCATCACACAGCTCGATTACAGCAACGGCGCCTACCGTGTCCTTCTGCCTGTTCCCACGCCTCGGGGCGACGCGCTCACATTCCTGCGGCTGGCCGAGGACGGTAGCGTAGTGCAAAGAACGCGACTAGGTCGCATCCGCGCGCACTGGCAAAGGTGGACGGCGCTGGCCAACAACGATGCTGCGATTCTTGCGTGGATGCGTCGCGGTAATGTCAACGGGCGGGTCCTGGGGCTGGACGGCACGACACGCACAGAGCAGTTCCGTCTTAGCCTGGCTGCACCGGGAGCGACGTATCTTTCGTCCGTCGAAGATCTTCATGATGGGACGATGATCGTTTGGTGGAAATCCCACTGGCAGATGGGAACGATTGGCCGAAGGGTTGCAGTGTCGACGAGCATTCCGCCCGAAACCACGACGACCACAACGCTTCCTGAAGATTGCGACATACCTTGGTTCGATCCGGTCGAGCGTTTGCAGCCCCAGGCTAAAGATCAGCAACCGCATTGGGCGTGGCCGCCCAGTATCGCAGCCGGGCCGAGTGGCACCGCTATCGCCGTGTGGCTGCGCAAGGTGCGCATAACACCTGACCGCCATAAATACTCGCTGGATGCCTCGTATTCGCGGCGCGACCCGGCCAGTGGCACGTGGTCAAAGCGGCGAGTTCTTGCCGGCTCTGAAAACATCGTCGATTGGCCGCAAGTCGTCACGGACGGCGCAGGCCTCTGGATGGCAATGTGGCCTGAGGTTCGCGAGGGTAAATGCGTCCTCGTGAGCGCGCATTCGGATGATGACGGCCTTCATTGGGGAACTCCACGGCTCTCGGTCACGGGACTCCCGGCAGGTTGCAGTTCATCGGAATTCGATCTGGCCGCGGACCCTGCTGGCGCCTGGATCGCCGCTTGGCACGGCTACGACGCCTCCGGATCCGCGCGCGGCGTGCAAGTAAGTCGATCATTCGATCGTGGTCAGTCATGGAGCCAGCCTGCGACCGCGGTGGCGCTTGAGACCGCGCCCTGGGGCAAGATCGAAGTGGCGGGCAATGGAACGTGGGGCGCGGCGTGGGTGATCACGGTTCCTGAGTTTGCAGATCGAAGCCAGCTGCTCTTCTCACGGTCGCTCGACGACGGCGCGACCTGGACAACCCCAGTCGTGGTCGCCGGTCCGCCATCAATCGCTGCCGACGGTGATCAGTTGCTTGCGGACCTTGCGACCGATGGCGACAATCGATGGATCATTACGTGGACATCGACGAGTTCACTAGCCGGGACGATCGGCGGGGATTCGGACATTCTCATCAGTCGCTCTACCGATGACGGGCTTACCTGGTCCGCCCCGGCGGCAGTCGCATCGTACGCGGGCAGCGACGATGCCGACGACCTCTTCTCGAAAATTGCCACCGATCGCCGCGGCACTTGGCTGCTTACATGGAGCACTGCGTTTCCCGTTGCAGGTGCATCGGGGTTTGATGCGGACGTCGCACTTGCGTCCTCCACCGATGCCGGTCTGACGTGGACGCCGCCTGTTGCTGTCGATGGCAGGGCCGATGAGGACAAACGTCTCGATTTCTGGCCTGCCGTCGCGGCGTTCGGCGAGAAGCAGTGGGTCACCGCCTGGCTGCGCCAGAATGATAATCGCGGTTCCGGCGGTATCGCAGTGATGGGCGCGACGGGCGCGCCCGTTTGCGAGTAA
- a CDS encoding VOC family protein: protein MFSHIMVGSNDIETSRKFYDAILGALGHRPAVTDDKGRLFYLSANGVFAVTVPINGEPAAPANGGTIGFAAPDPATVDAWHAAGVANGGTSCEDPPGVREGGLGKMYLAYLRDPFGNKLCALHRMG from the coding sequence ATGTTCAGCCACATCATGGTCGGCTCCAACGACATCGAGACCTCTCGGAAGTTCTACGACGCGATTCTCGGCGCGCTCGGTCACCGGCCTGCGGTCACCGACGACAAGGGCCGACTCTTCTACCTCTCCGCCAACGGCGTCTTCGCCGTGACCGTTCCGATCAACGGCGAGCCGGCCGCGCCCGCCAACGGCGGCACCATCGGTTTTGCCGCTCCCGACCCGGCCACGGTCGATGCCTGGCACGCCGCGGGCGTCGCCAACGGTGGGACCAGCTGCGAGGATCCGCCGGGTGTGCGCGAGGGCGGACTGGGCAAGATGTACCTGGCCTACCTGCGCGATCCGTTCGGCAACAAGCTGTGCGCGCTGCATCGCATGGGGTGA
- a CDS encoding PAS domain S-box protein, whose product MKTRGEPRATATTEPWHDEDRFQLATKAAKIGIWDWDVVADRISWSDTFYSIHGIQAGQVPPSLAGFVSLVHPDDRDVVNAAIEAALAQDESYEAEFRVVRPSGEVVWVFNSAQVIRAEGRPVRMLGATMDVTERKRVEMALRESEERFAKAFNSSPLSLTISSLVTGKLVEVNETFVAITGYSREEAIGKTTAELGVWAQPGDREAELAAVQEAGRLRNREYRFRMRDGHEVVGLLSAEIIDIGGEPCALTVIQDITDRKKYEQALRDADRRKDEFLATLAHELRNPLAPIRNGIEVLKMSGGDSEACTRVLGMMDRQLAQMVRIVDDLLDVSRFSRGRIELRTERVELSVVVRSAVETSQPMVEEAGHELVVEVPPDPVVVVADVTRLSQVLANLINNAAKYTPRGGDIRVTVETDGEMACLRVRDNGIGIPEAMLGQVFELFNQVDQSLEKSQSGLGIGLTIAKRLVELHGGRIEAHSEGPGKGSEFVVRLPRVQAVAD is encoded by the coding sequence GTGAAGACACGAGGGGAGCCGCGCGCCACCGCCACCACCGAGCCATGGCACGATGAGGACCGGTTCCAGCTCGCCACCAAGGCTGCGAAGATCGGCATCTGGGACTGGGACGTCGTCGCCGACCGCATCTCCTGGAGCGACACTTTCTATTCCATTCACGGAATCCAGGCCGGCCAGGTCCCGCCTTCCCTGGCCGGCTTCGTCTCCCTCGTTCATCCCGACGATCGCGACGTCGTCAACGCCGCCATCGAGGCCGCGCTGGCGCAGGACGAGTCCTACGAGGCCGAGTTCCGCGTCGTGCGTCCGAGCGGAGAAGTGGTCTGGGTGTTCAACAGCGCCCAGGTGATACGCGCGGAAGGGCGGCCGGTGCGAATGCTCGGCGCCACCATGGACGTCACCGAGCGCAAGCGCGTGGAGATGGCGCTGCGCGAGAGCGAGGAGCGGTTTGCGAAGGCATTCAATTCGAGCCCGCTCAGCCTGACGATCTCCTCGCTCGTGACGGGCAAGCTGGTGGAGGTCAACGAGACGTTCGTGGCCATCACGGGCTACTCGCGCGAAGAGGCCATCGGCAAGACCACGGCCGAGCTGGGAGTGTGGGCCCAGCCCGGAGATCGCGAAGCGGAGCTGGCGGCCGTTCAGGAGGCGGGCCGGCTGCGCAACCGCGAGTACCGCTTCCGCATGCGCGACGGGCACGAGGTCGTGGGCCTGCTCTCGGCCGAGATCATCGACATCGGCGGCGAGCCGTGCGCGCTGACCGTCATTCAGGACATCACCGACAGGAAGAAGTACGAGCAGGCGCTGCGCGACGCGGACCGCCGCAAGGACGAGTTCCTGGCCACGCTGGCGCACGAGCTGCGCAACCCGCTGGCGCCGATACGCAACGGCATCGAGGTGCTGAAGATGTCGGGCGGCGATTCGGAGGCGTGTACCAGGGTGCTGGGGATGATGGATCGCCAGCTCGCGCAGATGGTCCGCATCGTCGACGACCTGCTCGACGTCAGCCGCTTCAGCCGGGGAAGGATCGAGCTGCGCACCGAGCGCGTCGAGCTATCGGTCGTCGTGCGCAGCGCCGTGGAGACGAGCCAGCCGATGGTGGAGGAGGCCGGACACGAGCTCGTCGTCGAAGTTCCGCCGGATCCGGTCGTGGTCGTGGCGGATGTGACGCGGCTGTCGCAGGTGCTCGCCAACCTCATCAACAATGCCGCCAAGTACACGCCTCGTGGTGGCGACATCCGTGTGACGGTCGAGACGGATGGCGAGATGGCATGCCTTCGCGTGCGCGACAACGGCATCGGCATTCCGGAGGCGATGCTCGGGCAGGTCTTCGAGCTGTTCAATCAGGTCGACCAGTCGCTGGAGAAGTCGCAGTCCGGACTCGGCATCGGGTTGACGATCGCCAAGCGGCTGGTGGAGCTGCACGGCGGTCGCATCGAGGCGCATAGCGAGGGGCCGGGAAAGGGAAGCGAGTTCGTGGTGCGGCTGCCGCGAGTGCAAGCCGTCGCCGATTGA
- a CDS encoding tryptophan 7-halogenase, whose translation MGGGPGGAALGTYLARAGVRVAIFAQPKRPPILIGESLVPAIVPIIRELGVEAEVASYSIRKTGATFCFNSCERLNIRFNDVRGARTDYSYNVPRDRFDASLLQAAQRAGCIVLQESARLRRLDGSERVELIGESLVLAREALGGEPDFIADASGRKRLIARLLELPFNEGPRKDVALHAHHTGVEVEIAGNVHTDRLDCGWAWRIPLPGRVSVGIVVDGSRLADYGSTLEEQYDSFLRRDSVMRGWIGPATRVTPVVRYTNYQLSSARGHGENWALVGDAFGFIDPVFSSGTLIAFESARDLATALLHGSEEAMKEWEEGVHKRLRAWRRVVDIFYNGRLLTLLKMGDHYRRTIPGRMMDWHFRKHMPRVFTGENVTHPYSLGLLTFMAQHALRNNDPEALRIA comes from the coding sequence GTGGGCGGCGGGCCCGGCGGCGCGGCCCTCGGCACCTATCTTGCGCGCGCCGGCGTACGCGTCGCCATCTTCGCGCAGCCCAAGCGGCCGCCGATCCTGATCGGCGAGTCGCTGGTTCCGGCCATCGTTCCGATCATTCGCGAGCTCGGCGTGGAAGCCGAGGTGGCCAGCTACAGCATCCGCAAGACCGGCGCGACGTTCTGCTTCAATTCGTGCGAGCGCCTGAACATCCGCTTCAACGACGTGCGCGGCGCCCGCACCGACTATTCCTACAACGTCCCTCGCGACCGCTTCGATGCCAGCCTCCTGCAGGCTGCGCAGAGGGCAGGCTGCATCGTTCTGCAGGAGAGCGCGCGACTGCGACGTCTTGACGGCAGCGAGCGCGTCGAGCTCATCGGCGAGTCGCTGGTGCTGGCGCGCGAGGCGCTGGGAGGCGAGCCGGACTTCATCGCCGACGCCAGCGGCCGCAAGCGCCTGATCGCGCGGCTGCTCGAGCTTCCGTTCAACGAAGGCCCGCGCAAAGACGTGGCGCTGCACGCCCATCACACCGGCGTGGAGGTGGAGATCGCCGGCAACGTGCATACCGATCGCCTCGATTGCGGCTGGGCATGGCGCATTCCGCTGCCCGGCCGCGTCTCGGTCGGCATCGTCGTGGACGGCAGCCGCCTGGCCGACTACGGTTCCACATTGGAAGAGCAGTACGACAGCTTCCTTCGCCGCGACTCGGTCATGCGCGGCTGGATCGGTCCCGCAACGCGGGTGACGCCCGTCGTGCGCTATACCAACTATCAGCTCTCCTCCGCGCGCGGCCATGGCGAGAACTGGGCGCTGGTCGGCGACGCCTTCGGCTTCATCGATCCGGTCTTCTCCAGCGGTACGCTCATCGCCTTCGAGAGCGCGCGCGACCTTGCCACGGCCCTGCTGCACGGCAGCGAGGAAGCGATGAAGGAATGGGAGGAGGGCGTTCACAAGCGCCTGCGTGCGTGGCGGCGCGTCGTCGACATCTTCTACAACGGCCGACTGCTGACGCTGCTGAAGATGGGCGACCACTATCGCCGTACCATTCCGGGCCGGATGATGGACTGGCACTTTCGCAAGCACATGCCGCGCGTCTTCACCGGCGAGAACGTCACGCATCCATACAGTCTGGGCCTGCTGACGTTCATGGCCCAGCACGCGCTGCGCAACAACGATCCGGAAGCTCTGCGCATCGCCTGA